Part of the Candidatus Dadabacteria bacterium genome is shown below.
TTTTTCAGATGACGTGGAAGAGAGACTTCTCAGCCCAACAGGCGTTCTGCATTCCTTTACAGTCGTGAGAAGGAGCATGCCGGAATTCACGGTGCCCTATGTTCTAGCTCTTGTTGATTTTCCGGAAGGCGTGAGGGTCATGGCGCAGGTTGAAACCGAAGATCCCGATTCTCTTGAGTTCGGAGAGGAGATGGGCGTTACGGTCGGGGTGATAAAGAAAGCGCCAGACGGAACGGATATCAGTTCCTACAAATTTATCCCGGTAAGGGAGAGCTCCTGATCAGCCGATCTCATTGATCGTTTCTTTAAGGGTTTTTTCCACGGTCCCCCTTATTTCCGCGAGCCTTGATTCCGTCTGAGCTTCAAAACGAAGCACCAGGGCTGGCTGGGTGTTGGATGCCCGGAGAAGGCCCCATCCGTCCGGATACTCAACCCTGACTCCATCTATGTCGATCACTTCATTTTGCTCCCCGAGTTTTTTCTTTACCGCTTCCGTTACCTGAAACTTGATTTCATCGGGACAATCTACTCTTATCTCCGGGGTTGCGAAGGTTTTAGGTAGCCCTGTAAGCAGTTCCGAGGCCTTCTTTCCTGTTTTTGAGAGGATTTCAAGAAACCGAAGTCCTGCGTAAAGAGCGTCGTCGTATCCGAAAAACCTGTTTTTAAAGAAGATGTGGCCGCTCATCTCTCCACCGAGTTCGGCGCCTTCCTTTTTCATCTTGTCCTTGATTACCGAGTGGCCGGTTTTCCACATGATGGGATTCCCGCCGGCTTCCCGTATCTTGGAGAAAAGGTTTCCCGAACACTTAACGTCCCCTATTATGGTCGCTCCCGGGTTCGTTTCGAGAAGGTCGAGCGAATAGACAAGGAGCAGCATGTCTCCGCTCATTGAGTTTCCCCGCTCATCGACGATTCCTATCCTGTCTGCGTCCCCGTCAAACGCCAAGCCCACATCGAGGCCGACTTCCACGATCTTTTTCTTTATGTCGGAGAGATTCTCCTCGACCGTGGGATCGGGGTGGTGGTTCGGAAAATCCCCGTCAGGGTCCATGTATAGCTCATGAACTTCGCAGCCGAATCTCCTGAGTATCTGCGGGCAGGTCACTCCTGCGGTTCCGTTGCCGCCGTCGGCCGCGACTTTTATCCCCGGTTCTATATGAAGATTCTGCTCGAAAAACTCAAGATAGCTCTCAATTATGTCTGTCTGTTTCTTTCCGCCCCTCCCCGTTTTGAACCTTCCCTCTTCGACCGATTTTCTTATTTTCTGTATGCCTTCGCCGAAAAGGGAGTTCTGGCCGACGCACATTTTAAGCCCGTTGTACTCGGAGGGATTGTGGCTGGCGGTCACCATCACCCCGCCATCAACGCCTGAGGTGAAGGTGGAGAAATAAACCATCGGGGTCGTTACCATTCCTATGTCGACCACACTAACGCCGGTTGAGGTTATTCCTTCGCAGAGTGCGTCCCGGAAAGCCGGGGAAGACTTCCTGCAGTCGTATCCAACGGAAACCTCCGATCCCCCGTCCTCGGCCACCATGGTTCCGTAGGCTTTTCCGATTCTCTCGACGACCTCTTCTGTGATGCTCTCTCCCGCTATGCCCCTTATGTCGTATTCTCTGAATATAGCTTTGTCAGGAATCAACGTTAACGTGCTCCTTTATTTTTTAAGCCCTTAATTATAATGTCCCCGGGGATTTATAAAAGGCGTTCTTCTTGACTTTAGTTTTTCGAGTCTTATCATTTCCTTCCATGGTTTCACCCCCCTACGAACAGTTCCTAGAGAACCTCGAACACGGGAATCTCGTACCCGTGTGGGAGGAAGTTCTGGCCGATTACGACACTCCGGTTTCGGTTTTCAGGAAGATAGACTCGCCCGGTTACTCCTTTCTGTTCGAAAGCGTGGAGGGTGGAGACAAGTGGGCGCGCTACAGCTTTCTGGGCACGGAACCCTCGGTGGTATTCCGCTCGAAGGGCCAAATCATCGAGATAATGTACTCGGACGGGGAAACCGAAACGTTCACGGGCGACCCGATTCTGGCGTTGCGGGACCTGCTTTCACGATACAGGCCGGTTTCTTCGAAGGAGCTTCCGAGATTTCACGGTGGGGCGGTCGGTTACTTCGGTTACGACATAATCAGATTTATAGAGGATATTCCCGACACCTCTCCTGATGAGCTAAAGGTCTGGGACTCCGTTTACATGGTAATGGATACCGTTTTGGC
Proteins encoded:
- a CDS encoding phosphomannomutase/phosphoglucomutase; this translates as MPDKAIFREYDIRGIAGESITEEVVERIGKAYGTMVAEDGGSEVSVGYDCRKSSPAFRDALCEGITSTGVSVVDIGMVTTPMVYFSTFTSGVDGGVMVTASHNPSEYNGLKMCVGQNSLFGEGIQKIRKSVEEGRFKTGRGGKKQTDIIESYLEFFEQNLHIEPGIKVAADGGNGTAGVTCPQILRRFGCEVHELYMDPDGDFPNHHPDPTVEENLSDIKKKIVEVGLDVGLAFDGDADRIGIVDERGNSMSGDMLLLVYSLDLLETNPGATIIGDVKCSGNLFSKIREAGGNPIMWKTGHSVIKDKMKKEGAELGGEMSGHIFFKNRFFGYDDALYAGLRFLEILSKTGKKASELLTGLPKTFATPEIRVDCPDEIKFQVTEAVKKKLGEQNEVIDIDGVRVEYPDGWGLLRASNTQPALVLRFEAQTESRLAEIRGTVEKTLKETINEIG
- a CDS encoding OB-fold domain-containing protein, with product MSEDIFRPDLFTTDDEGRVRLIAGYCKESDNWTFPRYLADPVSFSDDVEERLLSPTGVLHSFTVVRRSMPEFTVPYVLALVDFPEGVRVMAQVETEDPDSLEFGEEMGVTVGVIKKAPDGTDISSYKFIPVRESS